The following are encoded together in the Mycteria americana isolate JAX WOST 10 ecotype Jacksonville Zoo and Gardens chromosome 2, USCA_MyAme_1.0, whole genome shotgun sequence genome:
- the EEF1E1 gene encoding eukaryotic translation elongation factor 1 epsilon-1 isoform X2 codes for MAAAARPGTGAEELALLEKLLGLPKGNKYGVQGERKVPVLQTNNGPGLTGLMTIAAHLVKQAKKDQLLGSTAEEKAVVQQWLEYRVTRVDGGSSKEDVRIILKDLNIHLEDKVYLAGNIFTLADILMYYGLHHVMGSGRRAQERYTSEGRLSTEQGKIK; via the exons ATGGCAGCTGCCGCGCGGCCGGGGACGGGTGCGGAGGAGCTGGCTTTGCTGGAGAAATTGCTGGGCCTGCCGAAAGGGAACAAGTACGGCGTCCAGGGGGAGCGGAAG GTTCCTGTTCTTCAAACAAACAACGGTCCTGGTCTGACAGGATTAATGACCATAGCTGCCCACCTAGTTAAACAGGCTAAAAAAGACCAACTGCTTGGAAgtactgcagaagagaaagctgttGTTCAGCAGTGGTTGGAATATAGAGTGACTCGAGTAGATGGAGGCTCTAGTAAAGAAGATGTTAGAATAATTCTGAAG gatCTTAACATACACCTTGAAGATAAAGTCTACCTTGCAGGAAACATTTTTACCTTAGCAGACATTTTGATGTACTATGGATTGCATCATGTCATG GGCTCTGGGAGAAGAGCGCAAGAACGCTACACTTCAGAAGGGAGGCTGAGCACAGAGCAGGGGAAGATCAAGTAA
- the EEF1E1 gene encoding eukaryotic translation elongation factor 1 epsilon-1 isoform X1 produces MAAAARPGTGAEELALLEKLLGLPKGNKYGVQGERKVPVLQTNNGPGLTGLMTIAAHLVKQAKKDQLLGSTAEEKAVVQQWLEYRVTRVDGGSSKEDVRIILKDLNIHLEDKVYLAGNIFTLADILMYYGLHHVMVDLTVQEKEKYLNVSRWFNHIQHYPGVRQHLSNVIFIKNRLYTNGH; encoded by the exons ATGGCAGCTGCCGCGCGGCCGGGGACGGGTGCGGAGGAGCTGGCTTTGCTGGAGAAATTGCTGGGCCTGCCGAAAGGGAACAAGTACGGCGTCCAGGGGGAGCGGAAG GTTCCTGTTCTTCAAACAAACAACGGTCCTGGTCTGACAGGATTAATGACCATAGCTGCCCACCTAGTTAAACAGGCTAAAAAAGACCAACTGCTTGGAAgtactgcagaagagaaagctgttGTTCAGCAGTGGTTGGAATATAGAGTGACTCGAGTAGATGGAGGCTCTAGTAAAGAAGATGTTAGAATAATTCTGAAG gatCTTAACATACACCTTGAAGATAAAGTCTACCTTGCAGGAAACATTTTTACCTTAGCAGACATTTTGATGTACTATGGATTGCATCATGTCATG GTGGATCTCACAgtgcaagaaaaggagaaatacctTAATGTGTCTCGTTGGTTCAACCACATTCAACATTATCCAGGTGTCCGACAACATCTGTCTAATGTCATCTTTATCAAGAACAGATTATACACTAATGGTCATTAA